The sequence below is a genomic window from Macrobrachium nipponense isolate FS-2020 chromosome 40, ASM1510439v2, whole genome shotgun sequence.
ttgtagtatgtgtgtatatatctatgtatggatATGAATTTTGTGCCTATTGGGTTTGATAGAAATTCAaaacataaataacataaatataatcctaGTAATATCCGACTAGCTGGCGCTCTAAGTACACTTTCACCTCCATGAAATAATGAATTATAAGGTTTCTATAGAatgattttattgtaaaaaatgtCCTGTTATCTAGAAAAGGagccttatttctatttttagaagtTTCAATAGAATGAGTGAACTTGAAAGCATCCAGGGAATATAAGCTATTGGCACAACATAAAGGTAGTTATATATTATACCCTACAAGTGAATAGATACTCAGTCATTCATGTGAGAggaccttttattttattcttggcAAAAAAAGGGATAAGAGAGAAACGGATCTTTTCTCTAAACATCCTCTTCCTGCTTCCTTTGAGATTGTAGAAACCCAAGATAGAAATACCTGATAGGCAACATGCTTGACAGGCAGGCATTATTCCAACTTGTGCATGCATTTGTAATGAAGCTACTGCATTCTTAATAAGGAAAATGCTGCTCCATATTTTTCACATCATGCATACCCTGAAATTCAAGCAAATAGAAAATATCAGTAACTGTGTAGCAAGGTAAGCACCAATATTTGTGTTGCAATTATGGGACATAATTTGATTAAGGTAGCTGTGTCTGAAAGGAAAGAACAGAGTTACAATCATTATTCTCCTATTAGGTCCCTCAGGCCTCTGTTGTTTCTTTTCTACCAGTTAATATAATTAGTATCTACTTTAGGGGGAACATCAAAATCTGGCAGTACATATGTGAGATCTGACAAGCTGTTGTTTTTACTACGTTTTTGTTTTGGCCCTCCGTAGGTACTTGGACCATTATTAGTCGCTGTTCTGAAGTTGCTGCTCCCGTAACTACTGCCACCTATGTTATTTAGTTGACCCCCATAATGGCTGCTTCCAGAATTTTGTTGCCCTTGGTAACTGCTACTGCCAGTGCTTTGCAGCTTAAAGTTCCTGTTCCCAGTATTTGATGCTGCATTGCTGTACTGACTTCCATATCCATTGATACCTGTATTTTGTTGTCCTGCATAACTGGTCCCTCCAGTGTTGGGTTGTCCTCCATAACTGCTTCCACCTGTACTCCCTTGTCCATAACTACTGCTACCAGAATTTTGATTTTGGAAATAACTGTTACCTCCAGTGTTTTGCTGAATTCCATAACTGTCTTGACCTGGGTTTTGCAAGGAGCCGTAGCTGCTGTCACCGGAATTTCCCTCCCCTCCATAACCATTGTTGAGCGTAGTAGTTTGTTGGCCACCATAGTTGTTCGCTCCTTGAATATTTTGTTGATTGCCATAaccattgttattgttatttcctTGTGGATACTGGGCCTCGCCTTCATATCTGAAATGTGTAAGATGCATTAggatttttttaaatgagttaaagttagcaatttctttcaaaaagtgGGTGAGTCAGCCACTCACAGCAATGTAGCCAGACCTGTAAGTAGTAAAAATAGAAGTTATTTACAGTTATGATAGTCAAGTGCAGTATATACACTACTTTAGCCATAACTAATGTCTCTAAAACATCCAGCCATTCAACAAAGTTCATTAATTATTTATGAAGCTGTAGCATTCGTACTcagattcatttttatattttattaggatttgtgagacttttcttatatatatatatatatatatatatatatatatatatatatatatatatatatatatatatatatatatatatatatatatatatatatatatatgtatatatataatatatattataataccagaaagtgtataattataaataataaccaagaatgtatataaatttatgaacttaatattattaaagatatatGGATGTGCAACAGGAAATGTATATTTTCTCTTTCCAGTGGTATTATAGCTTTTAGAACTGAATGGAAATTCATTAATCCCTAACATCTGTCAATAAGGAACTCCATTCCAGTGTCATGGGgcagaaatattttaaaagatatacCTAAAGGCATCACAAGtgataataattgtaattcattaagttatgtcattagtgtattatTCTCAGCAGTCAAAATGTCCAAAGTTTTTTGGAATTTTTACTGAAATTTGTGAAAAGTCCCCTTAATAGCAACTTTATAAAACTCAAATTTGTTGAATTGTAAGTTAAATGTTTCTccaatagaatacattttttattacattttcaaagACCATCTCCTTACTTGACATCGGCCATGAATCCATTTTCATGGTCTGCGGTATAAGTCACAATCTGTGTCCGTCCATCAGGGAGCTTGACGCGATACTCTCCCATCACAACATTTCCATCAGAGGATTCCCTCTGCGAAAAGTCATTGCCTGTATAAATGTCGTTGACCGCATAATCAAACCCGTAAGGCATCCCCTGGAATATAAAATGTATCTTTGTTGGTATGTAGGTTATAATTTTTGTGGTtttgaataaaattacaaatgaaaacGGAAATTTAGCCATATGTAGCTAAGGCACATTGTATGAAGCAATTAGTATTTTTGTTAAATGGTAACAGTTTTTGCCCTTTACTATGCTCTATTTTTATAAAACTTTGAAATATGACTGTTCTGTTTAGGTAATCATCTTTTAATGCCAAGGTATATGGAGGCAAGTTTTTACCATAAAACAGTAGACAGTAGCTGTTTttaggtgtgtgtgcgtgtgttggtaTTGAAAGGTAAATGAACATTCATATTCTATGATATAATCATATTGCTTTCTTGAGCTGAAGCAAAGCAGTTATTTTTTCTAGCAAGTATGCCATACTGATGTACAGTAATTTCTGTAGTATGTATAATCAGAACAATGTTTCATGCAAGCAAGATTGCACTACTACTATTATATTCTGCTTTAACATTTAACTCTGGCTATATTGTAGGGAAATTTTTACCAGATTGCAGGGAAAGTTCACAAGATTTAGATTTGTGATATCTCATATTCTGAACATTTCTCCTCATATTTTGAACATTTCTCCAAACACCCTAGAAAAAGGAGTTTTCTGAGTTTTGACAGATCCTTCAGCATCTTCATTAGGAATTAGAAGACAAAGTTCCAGAGTTAGTGTGCTATAAAAtcgaaaagaaaacagaaaggaTAATAATGTGTCTTACCTTCATGTGACCTTGGTTTCCATAGCTGTTGTCACTGTGCTGGTTCCCATAACCATTGTTTTGTGCCCCTGGAGCTTCATAGCTTTGAGACAATTGCTGATTTGTACCAGAATTTTGAGTGCTTTGTTGTCCACCATAATTTTGGTTAGATTGGGGTGCCCCATAGGATTGTGAGGGATTTTGTTGTTGGGGAGCACTGTAGCTTTGAGaaggttgttgttggggagcacTGTAACTTTGAGAGGGTTGCCGTTGGGATGTGCCATAAGTCTGAGTGGAATGCTGCTGAGAGGGTTGTTGTGGGGTACCATAGTTTTGAGAAGGCTGTTGACGTGTACCATAGCTTTGAGAGGGTTGTTGAGATGTGCTATAACTTTGAGAGGGCCTTTGAGGTGTGCTGTAGCTTGGAGAGGGCTGTTGCTGTGTACCACCAAAGTTTTGTGAGGCCTGTTGACGTGTGCCATAGCTTGGAGAAGGCTGTTGAGGTGTCCTATAACTTTGAGAGGGTTGTTGGTTAGGTGCACTATAACTCTGTGACTGTTGCTGAGGTGCTCCATAACTCTGAGAAGGTTGTTTAGGTGCACGATAACTTTGAGAAATCTGCGCTTGAGTAGATTGTTGCTGAGGTGCACCATAACTTTGGGAAGGCTGTTGTTTAGATTGTTGTTGTGGTTGGCTGTAACTTTGAGTAGGCTGTTGGGGAGCACCATAGCTTTGAGAGGGCTGTTGCTGAGGTGGACCATAACTCTGTGAAGGTTGTTGAGGTGTCCCGTAACTTTGGGAAGGCTTTTGAGTGGACTGTGCTGTGGACATCTGAAGGTTGTTGAGGTGCCGTAACTGGGAAGGCTGAGTGGGACTGTGCTAAGGTGACCTAATTCGGGAAGGTTTGTTTGAGGTGTCCCGTAACTTTGGGAAGGCTTTTGTGTGGACTGTTGCTGAGGTGGACCATAATTCTGGGAAGGTTGTTTGGGTGTCCCGTAACTTTGGGAAGGCTTTTGAGTTGTTGCTGATTGGATAATTCTGGGAAGGTTTTGAGGTGTCCTGTAACTTTGGGGGCGTTTTGACTGTTCTGAGGTGGACCATAATTCTGGGAAGGTTGTTGAGGTGTCCCATAACTTTGTGATGGTTTTTGAGTGGATTGTTGCTGAGGTGGACCATAATTCTGGGAAGGTTGTTGAGGTGTCCTGTAACTTTGGGAAGGCTTTTTGTGGTAGGACTTGTTGCTTGAGGGTGGACCATAAGTTCTGGGTGGTTGGTTGTTTGGGTGTCCCCCGTAACTTTGGGAAGGCTTTTTTGTGTGGACCTTGTTGCTGAGGTGGACCATAAAATTCGCGGAAGGTTGGGTTTTGGGTGTCCGTAACTTTGGAAGGCTTTTGAGTGGAATGTTGTTGAGGTGCCCCATAACTTTGTGATGGTTTTTTGAGTGGACATTAATTCTCTGGGAAAGGTTGTTGAAGGTTAGTCCGAATTTGGGAAGGCTTTTGTGTGGACTGTTGCTGAGGTGGACCATAATTCTGGGAAGGTTGTTTGGGTGTCCCGTAACTTTGGGAAGGCTTTTGAGTGGATTGTTGCTGAGGTGGACCATAATTCTGTGAAGGTTGTTGGGGTGTCCCATAACTTTGTGATGGTTTTTGAGTGGTCTGTCGCTGAGGTGGACCATAACTCTGTGAAGGTTGTTGAGGTGCCCCATAACTTTGAGAGGGTTGTTGATTGGACTGTTGCTGAGGTGTACCATAGCTCTGAGAAGGTTGTTGAGGTGTGCCATAACTTTGAGAGATCTGTTGATTGGACTGTTGCCTAGGTGTACCATAATTCTGAGAAGGTTGTTGAGGTGTGCTGTAACTTTGAGAAATCTGTTGCTGACGTTTACCAAAATTTTGAGAAGCTTGAGGTGCACCATAACTTTGAGTCGGCTGCTGTTGAGGTGCACTGTAACTTTGAGAAGGTTCACCATAATTTTGAGATATGGACTGCTGTGTACTTGAAGACTTAGAAGATTGATTTGGAGGGTCATATGATGAAGATGGGCTGTTTTTCGATATAGGAACCCTGTAGTTTTGTGAGGAGGCCTGAAAAATTAcgcatactattattattatagattttcaGGTTCAAGCTAGCTTGCatgcatttttaaaataatttagagGATGTTTTCTCTGTCTTTGATGGCCAGTATTTTTGTGGtggtatatttttaagtttatgtatatttattcttatttaggtTATTAATCTTGAACTCAGTTGTGAAAATTCAATGAATTCATGAAAATTCTTGAAAAATTAAGCAAGTACAATCATTTTGGTAATACTGTATTACATGGTAATACTGTATTACATGATTACCCATTATATCCCTTACTATGAATAAAGTGATTATGAAGTTTTACTTTCAACCTTTGGTCTTTGGACCATCTTGTGCTCTAAATATTTTTGATTGGATGTAGGTCACCCATTTGTGTctgatacgtatatgtatatgagggAAGCAGGCATAAAATACGAAACCTTTTGAAATACTTATATGAGGGAAATAGACACAAAATACAAAACCTGGACTACAACTTTTATCTCTGACCATTAAAGGCTAATCTTGGTTAATTTGATTTTAGGAAATTAGTTGAATAATCTATCAAAAAAGAGATGCGTTAATTACACAGCCAGTAATGAGGCATCTTCCCTGGCGTATCTGTCTCACAACAGATGAGATAATTTTGGCAACAACAAATTGTCAATGCTGAGGTGATGTCTCCCCTAAAGGTCAGGCATCCTAAGATCACCTAAGAAATAGATCTACCAAGTTTCACCTACTAATCTTTTTATCCCTTCAGATTTATTATTGAAGCTGGTCTTCTTTTGAAGCTATAGCACATGTTTTATATGCGGTAGTGttgttttaatattaaattcataataaatatttagtATACATAATTGATTTTGGCATTAATGAACTTTTAGTGTATAAGTGCTGCATGGCCTGAGTTTCCCCAGCTTCTGAgccaaaaaaaaacattcattcattcattaaagtTCATAAATGTGTACCCACTTATTCTTGATTAAAAACATACCATCCGGATTCACTGTTGGAGGTAATAAGAGATTGGCTCTGTTGTCAGTTATATCAGCAAAAAAGTAATtggagaaaacacacacacacacactagtataTATCTTTTTCTCTTAGTGGTTAAGGTTGTGGCTCCCatgatgtccccccccccccctttgcttACAACCCAAAAAGAGTAAACTGCCTGCAATGTACTGTGTTCAACAGAGACTGTATTTTCTAGAAAATGAGTCTTAAGTTATTGCTAGGCCCTGAGATCGATCTTGGATCTCTACCTGGTGGAGCTGGTCAACTGAGGCTGATAACCTTTGAGCCATTATGACCTTTTGTTATAATTTAGGAGGGCAAAAAAATCAGAACTGTCCAACTTAGAAAGATATTTT
It includes:
- the LOC135211976 gene encoding pro-resilin-like; the protein is MVVLRGNPFPLGYHVVFYKHTMKIKGIPVAVIVALICVPAVTGDKLPNAQHGFHSSESRGNRHHETSRTSSLNQGPLGPHGQGGGNNGFGSRLSASSSYQEASSIFGGGDTSSNSISQSYELPSTLTAPSQTYGTPRQTQTSNSLSQNYVQPQTQTVSQTYDTPKQTQTPSLSQTYGTPQSTQHRQASSQNYRVPISKNSPSSSYDPPNQSSKSSSTQQSISQNYGEPSQSYSAPQQQPTQSYGAPQASQNFGKRQQQISQSYSTPQQPSQNYGTPRQQSNQQISQSYGTPQQPSQSYGTPQQQSNQQPSQSYGAPQQPSQSYGPPQRQTTQKPSQSYGTPQQPSQNYGPPQQQSTQKPSQSYGTPKQPSQNYGPPQQQTPQQPSQNYGPPQQQSTQKPSQSYGTPQQPSQKPSQNYGPPQQQSTQKPSQSYGTPQTNLPELAQSTQKPSQSYGTPQQPSQSYGPPQQQPSQSYGAPQQPTQSYSQPQQQSKQQPSQSYGAPQQQSTQAQISQSYRAPKQPSQSYGAPQQQSQSYSAPNQQPSQSYRTPQQPSPSYGTRQQASQNFGGTQQQPSPSYSTPQRPSQSYSTSQQPSQSYGTRQQPSQNYGTPQQPSQQHSTQTYGTSQRQPSQSYSAPQQQPSQSYSAPQQQNPSQSYGAPQSNQNYGGQQSTQNSGTNQQLSQSYEAPGAQNNGYGNQHSDNSYGNQGHMKGMPYGFDYAVNDIYTGNDFSQRESSDGNVVMGEYRVKLPDGRTQIVTYTADHENGFMADVKYEGEAQYPQGNNNNNGYGNQQNIQGANNYGGQQTTTLNNGYGGEGNSGDSSYGSLQNPGQDSYGIQQNTGGNSYFQNQNSGSSSYGQGSTGGSSYGGQPNTGGTSYAGQQNTGINGYGSQYSNAASNTGNRNFKLQSTGSSSYQGQQNSGSSHYGGQLNNIGGSSYGSSNFRTATNNGPSTYGGPKQKRSKNNSLSDLTYVLPDFDVPPKVDTNYINW